A window of the Butyricimonas faecalis genome harbors these coding sequences:
- a CDS encoding S9 family peptidase, with the protein MMRKYIMLCCLLSVWFTDSMAQKRPLDMEAYKLWRRVEAQQMSNDGKWVTYRFVYIDNDGHDKDTPITYLYNTETGKTYELENVNQVYFFNGGKGLKYVVSPSPRDTSGVVKDSVFLMTLKNMKKRLWDRPYNCNESFDSPIITYTYPIGKTEKGKDIKRLVIWNYETGDSTVMDSLDYHILLDNNKTIIYTKESNGYKSLYVGPVKGRKRMIYGEPKARLINFSLNRDNSQGVFTVASDTSHLNDPDLLYSFDMKGGKPTLIMDTKEIHLEGDYRVRGGLAQPFNKGKYIMVSVTPKVPTPRRQKIEPDKSFELELWKWDDEISQSRQRSERVSRPGEPRYVYHVDSKKCVLVAPSHMNNIYSPTCDEYNYVIIADETPYRKLTDWRDGNAADYYLVHLETGERKLVFSDLRDRPVWSPNGKYALFYHGKKKAWYKLNPVTGELTDISAAIGFPVYNEEHDLPKPANSYGIAGWMAGGDEVVLYDKYDMWVIDLTGRKTPYSLTNGWGRENNTVLRILKSDYDSKRIDPKRNMLLETVNTETLDQGVYEWSPSQKLRKLMEGPYALNFRAVSQDKKYCMFIRQSYSEFRDIWWSKTDFVNPVKITEANPQQKDYRWGSVKLVEWVNYEGKRNRGLLYLPDDYDSSKTYPVIVNFYETHTGELHISPLPTLSSAMINTVTYVSNGYVVFMPDVHFTIGAPGESCYNAVVSGTQMLIDKGIADKNRIGIQGHSWSGYQVAYLVTRTNMFRCANPGAAVSSMVSAYTGIRTGSGMPRMFMYEETQSRMGKTLWDDPEMYIKNSPIFYADKIQTPLLIFHCDGDEAVPYSEGLNLFLAMRRLHKPAWLLNYKGDKHFLYNKAAEIDWTIRLQQFFDYYLKDAPMPRWMKEGINVNERGVDQKYDLVK; encoded by the coding sequence ATGATGAGAAAGTATATTATGTTGTGTTGCCTGTTGTCGGTTTGGTTTACGGACAGTATGGCACAAAAGCGACCTCTGGATATGGAGGCCTATAAATTGTGGCGTAGGGTTGAAGCGCAGCAAATGTCGAATGATGGAAAGTGGGTTACGTATCGTTTCGTTTATATTGATAACGACGGACATGATAAAGATACTCCCATTACTTATTTGTATAACACGGAAACCGGGAAAACGTACGAATTGGAAAATGTGAATCAAGTCTATTTCTTTAATGGGGGAAAAGGGTTAAAGTATGTTGTTTCTCCTTCTCCGCGAGATACTTCCGGGGTGGTAAAAGACTCAGTCTTTTTGATGACCTTGAAGAATATGAAAAAGCGGTTATGGGATAGACCGTATAATTGTAACGAGTCATTTGATTCTCCTATCATAACTTACACTTATCCGATAGGGAAAACCGAGAAGGGAAAAGATATCAAGCGTCTGGTCATCTGGAACTATGAAACGGGAGATTCTACCGTTATGGATAGTTTGGATTATCATATATTACTTGATAATAATAAGACAATTATTTACACGAAAGAGAGTAATGGATATAAGTCTCTTTACGTTGGTCCGGTAAAAGGAAGGAAACGCATGATTTACGGGGAGCCGAAGGCTCGATTGATAAATTTCTCTTTAAATCGGGATAATTCTCAGGGAGTGTTTACTGTGGCTTCGGATACTTCTCATTTAAATGATCCCGATTTGTTGTATTCCTTTGATATGAAGGGAGGAAAGCCTACATTGATTATGGATACGAAAGAGATTCATTTGGAAGGGGATTATAGAGTAAGAGGTGGATTGGCTCAGCCTTTTAATAAGGGGAAGTATATCATGGTAAGTGTCACGCCTAAAGTGCCCACTCCTCGCCGTCAGAAAATAGAGCCCGATAAAAGTTTTGAACTGGAGCTGTGGAAATGGGATGACGAAATATCACAAAGTAGGCAGAGATCCGAGCGAGTTTCTCGACCGGGAGAGCCTCGATATGTTTATCATGTGGATTCGAAAAAATGTGTGTTGGTGGCACCTTCTCACATGAATAATATATATAGTCCGACCTGTGATGAGTATAATTATGTGATTATTGCAGACGAAACTCCTTATCGTAAATTGACGGACTGGAGGGATGGGAATGCGGCCGATTATTACCTTGTTCATCTTGAAACGGGAGAACGGAAATTAGTGTTTTCCGATTTACGTGATCGTCCGGTATGGAGTCCGAATGGGAAGTACGCCTTGTTTTATCATGGGAAGAAAAAAGCGTGGTACAAGTTGAACCCGGTTACCGGTGAATTGACAGACATCTCTGCTGCTATCGGTTTTCCGGTGTATAACGAGGAACATGATTTACCGAAACCTGCCAATTCGTATGGTATTGCCGGATGGATGGCAGGAGGAGACGAGGTGGTGTTGTATGACAAATATGATATGTGGGTGATTGATTTAACCGGTAGAAAAACACCATATTCTTTGACGAACGGTTGGGGAAGAGAGAACAACACGGTTTTGCGGATATTGAAATCGGATTATGATTCAAAGAGAATTGATCCGAAGCGAAATATGTTGTTAGAGACGGTAAACACCGAGACTTTGGATCAGGGGGTATACGAATGGTCCCCTTCCCAGAAGCTACGAAAATTAATGGAGGGGCCTTACGCGTTAAACTTTAGGGCCGTGTCTCAGGATAAAAAATATTGTATGTTTATTCGGCAGAGTTATTCCGAATTCCGGGATATTTGGTGGAGTAAAACTGATTTTGTTAACCCGGTCAAGATAACGGAAGCAAATCCGCAACAGAAAGATTATCGTTGGGGATCCGTGAAATTGGTTGAGTGGGTGAATTATGAGGGAAAAAGGAATCGGGGATTATTGTATTTGCCGGACGATTATGATTCGTCAAAGACATATCCGGTGATAGTAAACTTTTATGAAACCCACACGGGGGAATTGCATATTAGTCCACTTCCGACCTTAAGTAGTGCCATGATTAATACGGTGACTTACGTGAGTAACGGGTATGTGGTATTTATGCCTGATGTACATTTTACTATCGGGGCTCCGGGAGAAAGTTGTTATAATGCTGTTGTCAGTGGAACACAAATGTTGATAGACAAAGGTATTGCCGATAAGAATCGAATTGGAATACAAGGGCATAGTTGGTCCGGTTATCAGGTTGCCTATTTGGTTACCCGTACGAATATGTTCCGTTGTGCCAATCCGGGAGCGGCCGTATCCAGCATGGTGTCGGCGTACACGGGTATTCGCACGGGAAGCGGGATGCCTCGTATGTTTATGTACGAAGAGACGCAGAGCCGGATGGGTAAAACGCTTTGGGATGATCCCGAGATGTATATCAAGAATTCACCCATTTTTTATGCCGATAAAATTCAGACCCCATTATTGATATTTCATTGTGATGGAGATGAGGCTGTACCCTATTCCGAGGGATTAAATCTTTTTTTAGCCATGCGTCGATTGCATAAACCGGCTTGGCTGCTAAATTATAAGGGAGATAAGCATTTCCTCTATAATAAAGCGGCAGAGATTGACTGGACGATTCGTTTGCAGCAATTTTTTGATTATTATCTGAAAGATGCTCCCATGCCCCGTTGGATGAAAGAAGGTATAAATGTAAATGAACGTGGGGTTGATCAGAAATATGATTTGGTGAAATAG
- a CDS encoding lipocalin family protein: protein MKKFLCFSLILLAFACASDPQKEMEKTIVGEWCNPYTYQSTGELKGFHFKKGGDCEAINIPSLELKSWEIKDGYLIVKGQEVAEDGTKEVYETKERIGLLTRDSLSLVVQEANPRLAFLYINAKKLKK, encoded by the coding sequence ATGAAAAAGTTTTTGTGTTTTAGTTTGATTTTATTGGCTTTTGCTTGTGCAAGTGATCCTCAAAAAGAAATGGAGAAAACAATCGTTGGGGAATGGTGTAATCCTTACACGTATCAATCCACGGGAGAATTGAAAGGATTTCATTTCAAGAAAGGGGGAGATTGTGAAGCGATTAATATCCCATCTTTAGAATTGAAATCTTGGGAAATTAAAGACGGGTACCTGATCGTGAAAGGACAGGAAGTTGCAGAGGATGGTACGAAAGAGGTTTACGAGACGAAGGAAAGAATCGGTTTATTAACTCGGGATTCATTGAGTCTTGTTGTCCAGGAAGCTAATCCTCGGCTTGCTTTTTTGTATATAAATGCGAAAAAGCTTAAAAAATAG